A portion of the Ferrimonas lipolytica genome contains these proteins:
- a CDS encoding SLC13 family permease, translated as MELTLAQWAVIACANGLVAALVLTKIRPELLFAGLALLLAASGLIEPQRLPELASNTAVITLILLLLVSAALEKTGLLARLGQHLFRPSYGQTLMRIGTSTVISSAFLNNTAVVATIAGVINRQVDHLPARLLLPLSYAAILGGTLTLIGTSTHLVVNSVLMEQGRPTLALLDFFPIGIAVAVAGLGLLLVIARYLPDRSVVTEQEQPYFIDAQLLATSPMVGRTVQQNGLRALNGLYLAEIVRAGKLVAPVAPDLVMQAGDKLVFCGEVDQLGELERFEGLELFAGSNGLLSDNLHEVLLSPTSNIVGKTLKQVDFRSRFDAAVVAMRRRGERLSGKLGGIELQGGDILVLAVGKRYVAERRVNRHFYHVGGTQLPRPLMPMQEWLLYAGFGAALIANLSFGVSLFLGLALLLLALVAAGVLNSNDIRQRFPFELWVIITGALALAEAFQSTGLAQVVANSLQAELSDAGVLTAFAGIYLLALVTTELMTNNAAAALVLPLALGLADAFGVSAMPFIMAVAYGASASFISPFSYQTHLMVMNLGNYRKRDYVQIGVPMSLLYSAIVLMLVPKVFPF; from the coding sequence ATGGAACTGACACTGGCGCAGTGGGCGGTAATTGCCTGTGCAAATGGGTTAGTAGCCGCGCTGGTGCTTACCAAGATCAGGCCAGAGTTACTGTTTGCTGGGTTAGCGCTGTTGTTGGCGGCTTCGGGGCTGATTGAACCACAGCGTTTGCCCGAGCTAGCTTCAAATACCGCAGTGATAACGTTGATCCTATTGCTGCTGGTGTCTGCTGCGCTGGAAAAAACCGGGTTGTTGGCGCGATTAGGGCAGCATCTGTTTCGCCCGAGTTATGGGCAGACACTGATGCGCATTGGTACCAGCACCGTTATTAGTTCGGCTTTTCTTAATAACACTGCAGTGGTCGCAACCATCGCCGGGGTGATTAATCGGCAGGTTGATCACTTGCCTGCGCGGCTTTTATTGCCGTTGTCTTATGCGGCGATATTAGGCGGCACGCTAACACTTATCGGTACCTCAACCCATTTGGTGGTTAACTCGGTATTGATGGAGCAGGGGCGACCAACGTTGGCGTTGCTGGATTTCTTTCCTATCGGTATTGCCGTGGCGGTTGCTGGGCTCGGATTATTATTGGTGATTGCGCGGTATCTGCCAGATCGTAGCGTGGTAACTGAACAAGAGCAGCCCTACTTTATTGATGCACAATTGTTGGCGACCAGCCCGATGGTTGGGCGTACGGTGCAACAAAATGGCTTGCGGGCGCTTAATGGGCTTTACCTTGCTGAGATTGTCCGAGCAGGAAAGTTGGTTGCTCCGGTAGCGCCGGATCTAGTGATGCAAGCGGGCGATAAACTGGTGTTTTGTGGCGAGGTCGATCAACTCGGTGAGTTGGAACGGTTCGAGGGGTTAGAGTTGTTTGCCGGCAGCAATGGTTTGCTCAGCGACAACCTACACGAAGTGCTGTTAAGCCCAACCTCAAACATCGTTGGCAAAACCCTTAAACAGGTCGACTTTCGCTCTCGTTTTGACGCGGCCGTGGTAGCAATGCGGCGCCGTGGCGAACGCTTATCGGGCAAACTTGGGGGGATAGAGCTGCAAGGGGGTGACATCTTAGTGTTGGCGGTGGGTAAACGTTATGTGGCAGAGCGTCGCGTTAACCGCCATTTCTACCACGTTGGTGGCACCCAATTACCACGTCCATTAATGCCAATGCAGGAGTGGTTGCTCTATGCGGGTTTTGGTGCGGCGTTGATCGCTAACCTGAGTTTCGGTGTGTCGCTGTTCTTAGGGTTAGCGCTGTTGCTACTGGCATTGGTTGCCGCTGGTGTACTTAATAGCAATGACATTCGTCAACGCTTTCCGTTTGAATTGTGGGTCATTATTACCGGCGCACTGGCGTTGGCAGAGGCGTTTCAAAGCACTGGCTTAGCACAGGTAGTTGCCAACAGTTTGCAGGCAGAGCTGAGCGACGCTGGCGTGCTCACGGCATTTGCAGGCATCTATTTGTTGGCATTAGTGACAACGGAGTTGATGACCAATAACGCGGCAGCAGCACTGGTTCTACCGTTGGCGTTAGGGTTGGCGGATGCCTTTGGGGTGAGTGCGATGCCATTTATTATGGCGGTAGCCTATGGCGCCAGCGCCAGTTTTATTAGTCCATTTAGTTATCAAACTCATTTGATGGTGATGAACTTAGGCAATTATCGCAAACGCGATTATGTCCAGATTGGCGTACCAATGTCGCTGCTCTATAGCGCGATAGTATTGATGTTGGTACCTAAGGTGTTTCCGTTTTAG
- the cysC gene encoding adenylyl-sulfate kinase, with amino-acid sequence MSSNVVWHQHQVGHQQRQQLKGHGAAVLWFTGLSGSGKSTIANALEQQLLQRNIHSYLLDGDNVRHGLNGDLGFSDDDRVENIRRVGEVSKLFVDSGTLVLSAFISPFQADRDSVRELLAPGQFIEVFVDTPLEVCEGRDPKGLYKKARAGEIRHFTGIDSDYQRPQQPEIHLHTAQQSVQQSVEQILAYLQQRVL; translated from the coding sequence ATGAGCAGTAACGTAGTGTGGCATCAACATCAGGTCGGCCATCAGCAGCGGCAACAACTCAAAGGTCATGGGGCGGCAGTACTGTGGTTTACCGGGCTGTCTGGCTCAGGTAAGTCGACCATCGCCAATGCCCTTGAGCAGCAGTTGTTGCAACGAAATATCCACAGTTATCTATTGGATGGCGATAACGTTAGGCATGGGCTTAATGGTGATTTGGGCTTTAGTGATGATGATCGGGTAGAGAACATTCGTCGAGTTGGTGAGGTATCGAAGCTGTTTGTTGACTCTGGCACCTTAGTTTTGTCGGCATTTATCTCACCGTTTCAAGCGGATCGTGACAGTGTCCGCGAGTTATTAGCTCCGGGCCAGTTCATTGAAGTGTTTGTCGACACCCCGCTGGAGGTGTGTGAAGGGCGAGACCCTAAGGGGCTTTATAAGAAAGCTCGCGCTGGTGAAATTCGCCATTTTACCGGTATCGATTCTGACTACCAGCGACCACAACAGCCTGAGATCCACCTCCATACCGCGCAGCAATCGGTGCAACAATCGGTAGAGCAGATCCTCGCTTACCTACAGCAGCGTGTGTTATGA
- a CDS encoding DHH family phosphoesterase has translation MSHYDLFNGDADGIFALIQLRKAQPRKSILVSGVKRDIELLAKVDANNRDSLTVLDISLDSNRSALQQALLNGASVDYVDHHFAGEIPSHPKLATVIETGPAWCTSLLVDRLLHHRYPDWAIAGAFGDNLDTVASHYGQRLAMSEPQLRQLQTLGRLVNYNGYGLTLDDLQFTPVELYQRLLAYDDAIAAAHGQEVLALQQQHDSDMSQTQALEPLQTSTDSQVYLLPNQAWARRVSGTLANQLQLRHPRHAIAMLLPIDGGYQVSVRVPTGFALTADKFCRQFPTGGGRKLAAGINLLESSQYELLLQMFNQQLLPVS, from the coding sequence ATGAGCCATTACGATCTATTTAATGGCGATGCCGATGGTATCTTTGCATTAATTCAGCTGCGTAAAGCTCAGCCACGAAAGTCGATATTAGTCAGCGGAGTTAAGCGTGATATTGAGCTGCTGGCCAAGGTTGATGCGAACAATCGCGACAGCCTTACGGTGTTAGATATCTCGCTAGATAGCAATCGATCCGCGCTCCAACAAGCGTTGCTGAATGGCGCCAGTGTTGATTACGTCGATCATCACTTTGCTGGCGAGATCCCAAGCCATCCTAAGCTAGCCACTGTGATTGAAACCGGACCGGCGTGGTGTACCAGTTTATTGGTTGATCGATTGTTGCATCATCGCTATCCAGACTGGGCTATCGCGGGTGCCTTTGGTGATAACCTTGATACGGTTGCGAGTCATTATGGCCAACGCCTAGCGATGTCGGAGCCGCAACTGCGTCAACTACAAACCTTAGGTCGATTAGTTAACTACAACGGCTATGGATTAACACTGGATGACTTGCAGTTTACTCCAGTGGAGCTCTATCAACGGTTACTGGCATACGACGATGCTATTGCTGCCGCGCACGGGCAAGAAGTGCTGGCGCTGCAGCAGCAACATGACAGCGACATGAGCCAGACCCAAGCGCTTGAACCGCTGCAAACGAGTACTGATAGCCAAGTCTACCTGTTGCCCAACCAAGCTTGGGCACGACGTGTAAGCGGCACCCTAGCTAATCAATTACAACTGCGCCATCCACGACACGCGATTGCGATGCTGCTCCCTATTGATGGTGGCTATCAAGTGTCAGTGCGGGTACCTACTGGTTTTGCTTTAACTGCGGACAAGTTTTGTCGTCAATTTCCTACCGGTGGTGGCCGTAAGCTTGCTGCCGGTATAAATCTGCTTGAGTCATCTCAGTACGAGTTGTTGTTGCAAATGTTTAATCAACAACTGTTACCGGTGTCATGA
- the glmM gene encoding phosphoglucosamine mutase, protein MMTRKYFGTDGVRGPVGQFPITPEFAMRLGYAAGTIMANSGTKQVIIGKDPRISGYMLESAMEAGFSAAGVGVQLTGPLPTPAIAYLAHTFRADAGVVISASHNPYHDNGIKFFSQSGTKLTDADELAIEAQLDEEMGCVESDKLGKVRRIDDAAGRYIEFCKASFNKDSSLAGMHIVLDCANGATYHIAPNVFRELGAELTVIAAQPNGTNINHKCGATSMGALVAKVKETGADMGIAFDGDGDRVMMVNSAGEVIDGDQILYIIARHFKLANQLDGGVVGTLMANLGFELALKELDIPFVRSKVGDRYVVEQLLQHGWDLGGENSGHILSLRHHTTGDGIIAALQVLNALQARGETIEQALADLTMLPQVLVNVRFSGKTQPLEDASVQAVVAEVEQEMAGRGRVLLRKSGTEPLIRVMVEAEPSFDVQGLAQRIADQVQIVDQQA, encoded by the coding sequence ATTATGACTCGTAAATATTTTGGCACCGATGGTGTCCGTGGCCCTGTTGGCCAGTTCCCAATTACCCCTGAATTTGCAATGCGTTTAGGCTATGCCGCCGGCACCATAATGGCCAACTCTGGCACCAAGCAGGTGATCATCGGTAAAGACCCTCGGATCTCCGGTTACATGCTGGAATCCGCTATGGAAGCAGGTTTCAGTGCCGCCGGTGTTGGGGTGCAATTGACGGGCCCGTTGCCGACTCCGGCGATTGCCTATTTGGCGCACACCTTCCGCGCGGATGCCGGTGTGGTAATCAGTGCCTCACATAACCCATACCACGATAATGGCATCAAGTTTTTCAGCCAGAGCGGAACCAAACTGACCGATGCGGATGAGCTGGCGATCGAAGCCCAGCTGGATGAAGAGATGGGCTGTGTTGAGTCTGATAAGCTCGGTAAAGTTCGTCGTATCGACGATGCGGCTGGGCGCTATATCGAATTTTGTAAAGCAAGCTTTAACAAGGATTCTAGCCTGGCGGGCATGCACATCGTGCTTGATTGCGCTAACGGTGCCACCTATCACATTGCTCCAAACGTGTTCCGCGAGCTTGGCGCCGAGTTAACCGTTATTGCCGCGCAACCAAACGGCACCAACATCAACCACAAGTGTGGTGCTACCTCAATGGGCGCGCTGGTCGCTAAGGTAAAAGAGACCGGAGCCGATATGGGCATCGCCTTTGACGGTGATGGTGACCGCGTAATGATGGTTAATAGCGCCGGTGAGGTTATCGACGGTGACCAAATCCTGTATATCATTGCCCGTCATTTTAAGTTAGCTAATCAGCTTGATGGCGGTGTTGTTGGTACCTTGATGGCCAACCTAGGGTTTGAGCTAGCGCTAAAGGAACTCGATATTCCATTTGTTCGCTCTAAAGTGGGTGATCGCTATGTGGTTGAGCAACTGCTGCAGCACGGCTGGGACCTAGGTGGAGAAAACTCCGGTCATATCCTGTCGTTGCGCCATCACACTACCGGTGATGGCATCATTGCCGCGTTACAGGTGCTCAATGCACTGCAAGCTCGAGGCGAAACCATCGAACAGGCGCTGGCGGATCTAACTATGTTGCCACAGGTATTGGTTAACGTGCGTTTCTCGGGCAAAACTCAGCCGTTGGAAGACGCATCAGTTCAAGCGGTAGTTGCTGAAGTGGAACAAGAGATGGCAGGCCGTGGCCGAGTATTACTGCGCAAATCTGGTACCGAGCCACTGATTCGAGTGATGGTGGAAGCGGAGCCAAGTTTCGATGTGCAGGGCTTAGCTCAGCGCATCGCTGATCAAGTTCAAATCGTTGATCAGCAAGCGTAA
- a CDS encoding ROK family protein, giving the protein MRIGIDLGGTKIELIALDRAGVERFRLRRATPQGSYPDTVATIAAMVLQCEQQLGCQATIGIGIPGVLSRQTGKVKNANSQCLNGQDLLTDVAQATGRPVRVANDANCFAVSEASDGAAANQQVVFAAIIGTGCGAGIVIDGKPLNGANGLCGEWGHNPMPWLGAKEHPLPQCFCGRYGCIEQFVSGSGYQRLYQRLSGAAVSAEQIERLATQGDKLALQAQAQLLHYLADALAHVVNLLDPDCIVLGGGLSNLDWLYPALNQQLPLRVLGRECVTPVVKNKHGDSSGVRGAAWLWEAQ; this is encoded by the coding sequence GTGCGGATTGGCATAGATTTAGGCGGCACCAAGATTGAATTAATTGCACTTGATCGCGCTGGGGTAGAGCGGTTTCGGTTACGCCGTGCCACACCACAGGGCAGTTACCCTGACACCGTCGCAACCATTGCAGCGATGGTACTGCAGTGTGAGCAGCAGCTAGGTTGCCAAGCGACAATTGGAATCGGCATTCCTGGAGTATTGTCCCGCCAAACCGGCAAGGTAAAGAACGCCAACTCGCAATGTTTAAATGGTCAAGATCTGTTAACTGATGTGGCTCAAGCGACAGGCCGGCCGGTACGGGTGGCCAACGACGCTAACTGCTTTGCTGTTTCCGAAGCCAGTGATGGCGCCGCTGCGAATCAGCAGGTTGTTTTCGCTGCCATCATTGGTACTGGATGCGGCGCGGGCATCGTTATCGACGGTAAACCCCTTAACGGCGCTAACGGTCTTTGTGGCGAATGGGGCCATAATCCAATGCCATGGCTTGGAGCCAAAGAACATCCATTACCGCAGTGCTTCTGCGGCCGCTACGGCTGTATTGAGCAGTTTGTTTCAGGCAGTGGCTATCAGCGCCTTTATCAGCGATTGAGTGGGGCAGCAGTGTCAGCAGAGCAGATTGAACGGTTGGCAACACAAGGGGATAAGCTTGCGCTGCAAGCTCAAGCGCAGTTGCTGCATTACCTCGCCGATGCTTTAGCTCATGTGGTTAATCTGCTCGATCCAGATTGCATTGTGCTAGGTGGCGGGCTATCCAACCTTGATTGGCTCTATCCTGCGCTTAATCAACAATTGCCGTTGCGGGTGCTTGGCCGTGAGTGCGTGACACCAGTAGTAAAGAATAAACACGGCGACTCATCTGGCGTTCGGGGTGCGGCGTGGCTGTGGGAGGCGCAGTAA
- a CDS encoding ElyC/SanA/YdcF family protein, with translation MGFWIKKGITAAILPVPLAMLLMLTGWLLLKRMPRLGKALLCSGPIYLLLLSFSPVSVWLADSLETRYPVYQQQPVDVVMVLGSDHHTQAQRPIVQQLSAIARGRLLEGIRIWQQNPGATLVVSGYGGTDPVPHAKVMQQAAINLGVPAEQIIMLASAKDTTEEAQQTAAIIGKRSSALVTSATHMHRSLINYRRAGMEPIPAPADFIATPSRAWYLSSQNLLTSQRSIHEYIGLLWLQLKAWF, from the coding sequence ATGGGGTTCTGGATTAAGAAGGGGATCACCGCTGCCATTTTGCCCGTGCCACTGGCTATGCTTCTGATGTTAACTGGTTGGTTACTGCTTAAACGTATGCCTCGGCTTGGTAAAGCATTGCTATGTAGCGGGCCTATCTATCTCTTGTTGTTGTCATTCTCGCCGGTATCGGTGTGGCTGGCAGACTCGTTAGAAACACGCTACCCAGTGTATCAACAGCAGCCCGTTGACGTAGTTATGGTGCTGGGTAGTGATCACCATACTCAAGCGCAAAGGCCGATAGTGCAGCAGCTCTCGGCAATAGCCAGAGGACGATTGTTAGAAGGGATCCGAATATGGCAGCAAAATCCCGGTGCCACTTTGGTGGTGTCTGGTTACGGCGGAACTGATCCTGTGCCGCACGCAAAGGTGATGCAGCAGGCGGCGATTAACCTAGGGGTGCCGGCTGAGCAAATAATAATGCTCGCCAGCGCCAAAGACACCACTGAGGAAGCACAGCAAACCGCAGCCATTATTGGAAAGCGTTCAAGTGCTTTAGTTACCTCAGCAACACACATGCACCGATCGTTAATCAACTACCGCAGAGCAGGGATGGAGCCGATTCCCGCTCCAGCGGATTTTATCGCCACTCCGAGCCGAGCATGGTATCTGTCCAGCCAAAATTTGCTTACCAGCCAACGCTCGATACACGAATATATCGGGTTACTGTGGTTACAGCTTAAAGCCTGGTTTTAG
- a CDS encoding DUF2982 domain-containing protein, giving the protein MAAAALLMLVVLLLNHQLLPQAWLIGPTLMAIFCLVLGWVKRSEPKVSISITPRGISYRHRRGRWLLPWQQLQRVDIVRFDDVALPYVGIKIRNPLHHVSRIRPRLALAITVEQKALLQLTQPQSCNQCELLLNDNRDSPFSGVQAAYYRQQQLLQQQLGFELYLPESALDRSAEEMVALLKQCRNDTLKPGFKL; this is encoded by the coding sequence ATGGCGGCAGCAGCCCTGCTTATGTTGGTAGTGCTGCTACTTAACCACCAGTTACTGCCGCAAGCATGGCTGATTGGGCCGACGCTTATGGCCATATTTTGTTTAGTTTTGGGCTGGGTAAAACGCTCAGAGCCTAAGGTATCAATTTCGATAACCCCTAGAGGCATTAGCTACCGCCACCGTCGCGGCCGCTGGTTGTTGCCTTGGCAGCAGCTGCAGCGTGTCGATATCGTTCGCTTTGATGATGTAGCCCTACCTTATGTCGGCATAAAAATACGCAATCCACTGCATCATGTTAGTCGCATCCGGCCTCGCTTAGCATTGGCTATTACCGTCGAGCAAAAAGCGCTACTGCAGTTGACTCAGCCGCAAAGCTGCAATCAATGTGAACTGCTGCTTAATGACAACCGTGACAGCCCATTTAGTGGTGTGCAAGCGGCGTATTATCGACAGCAACAGCTGCTGCAACAACAGTTAGGATTCGAGCTGTATCTGCCAGAGTCGGCGCTGGATCGTAGCGCCGAAGAGATGGTAGCGCTGCTCAAGCAGTGCCGTAATGACACCCTAAAACCAGGCTTTAAGCTGTAA
- a CDS encoding ComEA family DNA-binding protein, translated as MQFIARWFIAALLFISPVAMSADKGTTTAAVKAPVSATSKAQSSKNRVNINSASATQLANGLTGIGAKKAQAIVEFRSTHGKFKNINELSKVKGIGAELIAKNIERIAL; from the coding sequence ATGCAATTTATCGCTAGATGGTTTATCGCTGCGTTATTATTCATCAGTCCCGTTGCAATGTCGGCAGACAAGGGCACTACAACAGCTGCGGTCAAGGCGCCGGTAAGCGCCACCAGCAAAGCCCAAAGTTCGAAAAACAGAGTAAATATCAACTCCGCCAGCGCGACTCAGCTAGCCAATGGATTAACTGGCATTGGTGCTAAAAAAGCGCAAGCGATCGTCGAGTTCCGCAGTACTCACGGTAAGTTTAAAAACATTAATGAGCTAAGTAAGGTAAAAGGGATTGGTGCCGAGTTGATCGCCAAGAATATCGAACGTATTGCGCTGTAA
- a CDS encoding TnsA endonuclease N-terminal domain-containing protein, with protein sequence MYRRNLGHSRVKNLFRFASPKMNSVLTVESSLEFDACFHFEYSPKIEHFEAQPQGFYYPFNGRDCGYTPDFAVVENGVRRFIEVKPQRKTLNSDFRSRFHAKQIKAKELGSSLVLVTDKQICVNPILSNLKLLHRYSGFQAMTPLHLYLLKLVKCIGVVSVAELIEESGEEPGSVLATTLSLVAGGEITTDLLNSTLGLDTRVWC encoded by the coding sequence ATGTACAGACGCAATCTCGGTCATTCTCGGGTCAAAAATCTCTTTCGCTTCGCCAGCCCCAAAATGAACAGCGTGCTGACGGTTGAATCGTCGCTCGAGTTCGATGCCTGCTTTCATTTTGAATATTCCCCGAAAATTGAGCATTTCGAAGCGCAGCCCCAAGGCTTTTACTACCCGTTTAACGGTCGCGACTGCGGTTACACCCCAGACTTCGCGGTAGTTGAAAATGGAGTGCGTCGGTTTATCGAAGTAAAACCGCAACGTAAAACCCTAAACAGCGACTTCCGCAGCCGTTTCCATGCGAAACAGATAAAGGCTAAGGAATTGGGAAGCTCGTTAGTTCTGGTGACAGACAAGCAGATTTGCGTAAACCCCATACTCAGTAACCTTAAATTACTGCATCGATATTCAGGCTTTCAGGCCATGACGCCGTTGCATCTGTATCTGCTTAAGCTCGTTAAATGCATTGGGGTGGTGAGCGTTGCTGAACTTATAGAGGAAAGTGGTGAAGAGCCGGGCTCTGTACTAGCAACTACCTTGTCCTTGGTTGCAGGGGGCGAAATAACAACGGATCTTCTCAATAGCACTTTGGGGTTAGATACGCGGGTCTGGTGCTAA
- a CDS encoding Mu transposase C-terminal domain-containing protein has product MSSDSGDMAFPSFEDEFVPELPVQEQSPANDGPEPIPRDIASYPEAVRDETYRRIAYLRWFRDNLKGGWTQKNIEPLIAQAKSAIGKPAPSWRTLASWWQTYKKAGYSIQALVPKHGNKGNTKSRTSSGEQQFFDKAIERYLIPQRPSVAAVYQFYKDSIRVENLKLLGDKVAPISYRAFLDRINRLPPYEVMKARHGKYKADVEFNAIGRHIPPTRALERVEIDHTPLDLILLDDELHIPLGRAFLTLLIDSYSKCVVGFHIGYKEPSYYSVKMALLNAMKPKEELCRRFPQLRNDWPCHGKIETLVVDNGAEFWSKSLEQACLEVVTDIQFNPVKRPWLKPMVERIFGKINSELLISMPGKTFSNILEKEDYNPAKDAVIRFSTFNELFHQWIIDVYHMESDSRCQWIPYYTWQQSVAHLPPLPLSNDDQKKLEIVLAQSDYRKHRRGGIQIHNLRYDSDKFATYRKYHTANRGRSEQPSVLVKTNLDDLSYIHVYVEQLKGYMVVPCVDPVGYTKGLSLQQHKVNCCLHREFIKGQLDLDSLAQVRMAIHQRIEQEVTELKEGKRSGKVKQAAKLARHQGVSSVGAGTVVSKLLEGSIAAIQEEETKSDLPNQDDWDAMLSGLEPY; this is encoded by the coding sequence ATGTCTTCTGATTCTGGCGATATGGCGTTTCCAAGCTTTGAAGATGAATTCGTTCCTGAGCTGCCGGTGCAGGAGCAGAGCCCTGCTAACGATGGGCCGGAACCTATCCCACGCGATATCGCAAGCTATCCAGAGGCTGTCCGAGATGAAACCTACCGACGTATAGCCTACTTACGGTGGTTTCGTGACAATCTGAAAGGAGGCTGGACTCAAAAGAACATTGAGCCGTTAATCGCCCAAGCTAAGTCTGCTATTGGAAAGCCTGCGCCAAGCTGGCGAACGCTGGCTTCGTGGTGGCAGACCTACAAAAAGGCAGGATATTCAATTCAAGCATTAGTGCCTAAGCATGGTAATAAGGGCAACACCAAATCGAGAACTAGCTCTGGAGAGCAGCAATTTTTCGACAAGGCTATTGAGCGTTACTTGATCCCTCAACGCCCTTCAGTCGCGGCGGTGTATCAGTTTTACAAAGATTCCATTCGTGTTGAAAACCTTAAGTTGTTGGGAGATAAAGTAGCTCCCATTTCCTACCGGGCATTTCTAGATAGGATAAATCGATTACCCCCTTACGAGGTGATGAAGGCTCGCCATGGTAAGTACAAAGCTGATGTTGAGTTCAATGCTATTGGCCGCCACATTCCACCAACCCGGGCACTTGAACGGGTTGAAATTGACCATACTCCGCTGGACCTTATCTTGCTCGATGATGAGCTGCACATCCCGTTAGGTCGTGCGTTTTTAACCCTGCTCATCGACAGCTACAGCAAGTGCGTAGTGGGCTTTCATATTGGCTATAAAGAGCCTTCCTATTACTCAGTCAAGATGGCACTGCTCAATGCTATGAAGCCGAAAGAGGAGCTATGCAGACGTTTCCCACAGCTGAGAAATGACTGGCCCTGCCACGGGAAAATAGAAACGCTGGTTGTTGATAATGGAGCTGAATTTTGGAGTAAGAGCCTAGAGCAAGCTTGCCTTGAAGTGGTTACCGATATTCAGTTCAATCCGGTCAAGCGTCCTTGGTTAAAGCCGATGGTTGAGCGTATTTTTGGCAAGATAAACAGTGAGTTGCTTATTTCTATGCCGGGCAAAACCTTCTCTAACATCCTCGAGAAGGAAGATTACAACCCAGCCAAAGATGCGGTGATCCGATTCAGCACTTTCAACGAGCTTTTTCATCAATGGATTATCGATGTGTATCACATGGAGTCTGACAGTCGGTGTCAATGGATCCCTTATTATACTTGGCAGCAGTCGGTAGCACATTTGCCTCCACTTCCTTTGTCTAATGACGACCAAAAGAAGCTTGAAATCGTCTTAGCTCAGAGTGATTATCGGAAGCACCGCCGTGGCGGCATTCAAATTCATAACCTTCGTTATGACAGTGATAAGTTCGCTACCTACCGGAAGTACCATACCGCCAATCGTGGTCGGAGCGAACAGCCCTCGGTACTGGTAAAAACCAACCTGGATGACCTTTCCTATATTCATGTCTACGTTGAGCAACTGAAGGGATATATGGTTGTGCCTTGTGTAGATCCTGTTGGTTACACCAAGGGCTTGTCTTTGCAGCAACATAAAGTGAACTGCTGCTTGCATCGAGAGTTCATCAAAGGACAGTTGGATCTCGATAGCTTGGCTCAGGTGCGCATGGCTATACATCAGCGCATTGAACAAGAAGTGACGGAGCTTAAAGAGGGTAAACGCAGTGGCAAAGTGAAGCAGGCTGCAAAGCTCGCGCGTCATCAGGGAGTATCCAGTGTTGGCGCAGGGACTGTTGTATCGAAACTACTTGAAGGTTCCATAGCGGCCATTCAAGAAGAAGAGACTAAATCAGATCTCCCAAATCAAGATGACTGGGATGCTATGCTTTCTGGGCTAGAGCCTTACTGA